One region of Triticum aestivum cultivar Chinese Spring chromosome 6B, IWGSC CS RefSeq v2.1, whole genome shotgun sequence genomic DNA includes:
- the LOC123133492 gene encoding histone H2A.1-like yields MAGRKGGERKKAVTRSVKAGLQFPVGRIGRYLKKGRYAQRVGSGAPVYLAAVLEYLAAEVLELAGNAAKDNKKTRIIPRHLLLAVRNDQELGRLLAGVTIAHGGVIPNINSVLLPKKSPAAAEKEAKSPKKKAATKSPKKKAAATKE; encoded by the exons ATGGCCGGAAGGAagggcggcgagaggaagaaggcgGTGACCCGCTCCGTGAAGGCCGGGCTCCAGTTCCCCGTCGGCCGCATCGGGCGCTACCTCAAGAAGGGCCGCTACGCGCAGCGCGTCGGCTCCGGCGCCCCCGTCTACCTCGCCGCCGTCCTCGAGTACCTCGCCGCCGAG GTCCTGGAGCTGGCCGGCAACGCGGCCAAAGACAACAAGAAGACGCGCATCATCCCGCGCCACCTGCTGCTGGCCGTCCGCAACGACCAGGAGCTGGGCAGGCTGCTCGCCGGCGTCACCATCGCGCACGGCGGCGTCATCCCCAACATCAACTCcgtgctgctccccaagaagtcccccgccgccgccgagaaggaggccaagtcGCCCAAGAAGAAGGCCGCCACCAAGTCCCCCAAGAAGAAGGCCGCAGCCACCAAGGAGTAG